Proteins encoded by one window of Girardinichthys multiradiatus isolate DD_20200921_A chromosome 14, DD_fGirMul_XY1, whole genome shotgun sequence:
- the LOC124880534 gene encoding uncharacterized protein LOC124880534, with amino-acid sequence MITFFQWTTETSSSGEEKKSIITVKKELTKSKDEVVEEFQERMVKFRKHLFNIRWQYKAYRKLRESLQSHECLIHVDFSENYICKYANEVQSVHFGGSHQQATLHTGVLYTAIQEAPLTFCSISPSRRHDPPAIWAHLDPVLDMIQDRFSIVSRLHFFSDGPATQYRQKGNFFLLSSEPLRRGFDVTWNFFEANHGKGAPDGVGGTLKRSADRLVFIGEDIPNAEMLFLKLKEQESVVELFFVSEESVEAKVNEMLQVPPLNVVKGTMRIHQVISSCKGKIHYRDITCVCQREEGLINCPCFDVKEAILQPDQETSHNGMAARSHHR; translated from the exons ATGATTACCTTCTTCCAGTGGACCACAGAGACCTCCTCCTCAGGTGAGGAGAAAAAATCCATCATAACGGTCAAAAAAGAACTCACTAAGAGTAAAGATGAAGTTGTTGAGGAATTCCAGGAACGCATGGTGAAGTTCCGGAAACATCTCTTTAACATTCGCTGGCAATACAAGGCCTATAGGAAGCTTAGAGAAAGTCTCCAGAGTCATGAATGTTTAATTCATGTGGATTTTAGTGAGAACTACATCTGTAAATATGCCAACGAGGTACAGTCTGTGCATTTTGGGGGGTCGCATCAACAAGCGACTCTACACACAGGTGTATTATACACAGCAATACAGGAGGCTCCCCTTACCTTCTGTTCAATATCACCATCGCGAAGACATGACCCTCCGGCAATCTGGGCTCACCTAGATCCAGTCTTGGATATGATTCAAGATAGATTTTCTATTGTCAGCCGGCTCCACTTCTTCAGTGATGGGCCTGCCACTCAATATCGGCAGAAGGGTaactttttccttctttcatctgaaCCACTCAGAAGAGGCTTTGATGTGACCTGGAATTTTTTCGAGGCCAATCATGGCAAAGGGGCCCCAGATGGTGTTGGAGGTACCCTTAAACGCTCAGCCGACAGGCTTGTTTTCATCGGGGAGGACATCCCTAATGCAGAGATGCTGTTCCTCAAGCTGAAGGAGCAGGAATCAGTTGTGGAGCTCTTCTTTGTAAGTGAGGAAAGTGTGGAAGCAAAAGTGAATGAAATGCTGCAG GTTCCCCCATTGAATGTGGTGAAGGGAACAATGAGGATCCACCAGGTGATCAGTAGCTGTAAAGGCAAAATCCACTACAGGGACATCACCTGTGTGTGCCAGAGAGAGGAAGGGCTGATTAACTGCCCATGTTTCGATGTAAAAGAGGCAATCTTGCAACCTGATCAGGAAACGAGCCATAACGGCATGGCAGCCAGAAGTCATCACAGGTGA